In the Pseudolabrys taiwanensis genome, one interval contains:
- a CDS encoding DUF2147 domain-containing protein: MPNTILPLAAPGGAINKFSWALATALTLSVSAAAAAPLPDPTGEWMVEKGYATIRIVDCNGDLWGVVASEQKPGGIDKNNPDPKLRSRPTLGMPILIGMKPSNQNEWSGDIYNSQDGRTYSASISLLDQDKLKVQGCVLGFLCGGENWTRVATPDQATSTPGAPPPGQKPGKPAARSGGPAKPAPGARSAAGTPTEHSPQTQPAEEICSALVGVPGSTHERRLK, encoded by the coding sequence GTGCCGAACACGATTCTACCTTTGGCGGCCCCCGGCGGGGCAATAAACAAGTTTTCCTGGGCGCTTGCGACCGCCCTGACCCTCAGCGTGAGCGCCGCAGCGGCGGCACCTTTGCCAGATCCCACCGGCGAGTGGATGGTCGAAAAGGGCTACGCCACCATTCGAATCGTGGATTGCAACGGCGATCTCTGGGGCGTGGTCGCGTCCGAGCAGAAACCTGGCGGCATAGACAAGAACAATCCCGACCCTAAATTGCGCAGCCGTCCGACACTCGGAATGCCGATTCTCATCGGCATGAAGCCGTCGAATCAGAACGAGTGGAGCGGCGATATCTATAATTCGCAGGACGGCCGCACCTATTCTGCAAGCATCAGCCTGCTGGATCAGGACAAGCTGAAGGTACAGGGCTGCGTGCTCGGCTTCCTGTGCGGCGGCGAGAACTGGACCCGCGTGGCAACGCCGGATCAGGCTACCAGCACGCCCGGCGCGCCGCCGCCGGGCCAGAAGCCAGGCAAACCGGCGGCGCGATCCGGCGGGCCGGCGAAGCCGGCGCCTGGCGCCCGCTCCGCCGCCGGCACGCCGACCGAACACTCGCCGCAGACGCAACCGGCTGAGGAAATCTGCTCAGCTCTTGTCGGCGTCCCGGGGAGCACCCATGAGCGCCGGCTGAAATAG
- a CDS encoding nucleoside deaminase yields MDQSDIDSRMMQRCIQLSATATTTGEFPFACVICEGDTVVAESTNLVRQDGDITRHAELVAISEAQKALGRKRLSGCTLYSNIEPCPMCSFPIRESRISRVVYAIRSPKMGGASRWNILRDTELSRVMPEAFGPVPEVISGFMGREAAKVWRTWNPLIWAIIVRRGCFAHAPEVDGVETLSAIPTPHGWLRSLLRLHNT; encoded by the coding sequence ATGGATCAATCCGATATCGATTCGCGCATGATGCAGCGCTGCATCCAGCTTTCGGCCACGGCAACGACAACCGGCGAATTCCCTTTCGCCTGTGTCATCTGCGAGGGTGACACCGTTGTTGCCGAAAGCACCAATTTGGTACGGCAGGACGGTGACATCACGCGGCATGCCGAGCTGGTCGCCATTTCCGAGGCGCAGAAGGCTTTGGGGCGTAAGCGGCTATCCGGATGCACACTGTATTCCAATATCGAACCGTGTCCTATGTGTTCGTTCCCCATCAGAGAGTCGCGTATCAGCCGGGTCGTCTACGCGATCCGTTCCCCGAAAATGGGGGGTGCCTCGCGATGGAATATCCTGCGGGACACCGAGCTTTCCCGTGTCATGCCCGAAGCCTTCGGCCCGGTGCCCGAGGTCATATCCGGCTTCATGGGGCGGGAGGCCGCCAAGGTTTGGCGAACGTGGAATCCGCTGATCTGGGCGATCATCGTGCGGCGCGGCTGTTTTGCGCACGCGCCGGAAGTCGATGGCGTCGAAACGTTGAGCGCGATTCCGACGCCGCATGGGTGGCTGCGGTCCCTCCTGCGACTCCATAATACGTGA
- a CDS encoding efflux RND transporter permease subunit: MGFVALRFPLATAVVFLLLLVAGAVGFARLKVDDSLSQLFRSDTPEYQTYEEVTRRFPASEYDVLVVIDGGALLTRPSLEKLRNLAIDLQLVDGTRGLISIFSAREPPQNGGVPAPLFPQPLPSGEAYKALIDRVMANEIIHGKLLSDDGRLTLMVLALDPAAVDGGKLANIIGEVRETVNKDLAGSGLNQQLSGVPVMQLEIRNAIERDRLIYNTLGFAAGCLIAILFFRRVSFMIIAAAPPLAAILMALGALGWLDFRLNMFLNVMTPLIMVISFSDSMQLTFAARDRLIAGEDKVTAFRNALYVVGPACVLTHATAAISFIALTFSRSDLIRAFGEAGLIAVVVAMVTVLVLVPLLGLLLIRHEARFAESMRGMDRALDVLRRVCEWIAVRMVSRPGLYSLIALVAVGLLSAGYTQLVPRYRLADQVPDREQAVAASQRLDAKLTGANPIDVLIELPAGKSLYDPETLAAIADVHAAVQRQAGVGNVWSLETLRRWLTEKLQKSDVATLKEYVDLLPSYLTRRFISAKQDAVIVSGRVPDVDASKLLPVIQTLDKQLDAVRAKYPGYKIAVTGLSAIAARNSAIMIDRLSQALTIEIVFVAAFIGLAFQSPIVMLVSILPGIFPIVLAGSLLWLLGLGLQFASVIALTVSFGLGLSATIHFLNRLQIEDAIDADASVGVERATVLVGPPLILTSAVLACGLAMTVFSSLPSLRLFGWLSAFSMIAALFADLFILRPVAMYLSQVARRFQHRTLAGRRAR; this comes from the coding sequence ATGGGTTTTGTCGCACTCCGGTTTCCACTCGCGACCGCCGTGGTTTTCCTATTGCTGCTCGTGGCCGGCGCGGTCGGCTTCGCGCGACTGAAGGTCGATGACTCGCTGAGCCAGCTTTTCCGCTCCGACACGCCGGAATACCAAACCTATGAGGAGGTCACGCGCCGCTTTCCGGCAAGCGAATACGACGTGCTCGTCGTGATCGATGGCGGCGCGTTGCTGACGCGGCCCTCACTCGAGAAACTGCGCAACCTCGCCATCGATCTGCAACTGGTCGACGGCACCCGCGGGTTGATCTCGATCTTCTCCGCGCGCGAACCGCCGCAGAACGGCGGCGTGCCCGCGCCGCTCTTTCCCCAACCGCTACCCTCTGGTGAAGCCTATAAGGCCCTCATCGACCGCGTGATGGCGAACGAGATCATCCACGGCAAGCTGCTCTCGGATGACGGGCGGCTGACGCTGATGGTGTTGGCGCTCGATCCGGCCGCCGTCGACGGCGGCAAGTTGGCAAATATCATCGGCGAGGTGCGCGAGACGGTGAACAAGGATCTCGCCGGCAGCGGCCTGAACCAGCAATTGTCCGGCGTGCCGGTGATGCAGCTCGAGATCCGCAACGCCATCGAGCGCGACCGCCTCATCTACAACACGCTCGGCTTCGCCGCGGGCTGTCTCATCGCCATCCTGTTTTTCCGGCGCGTGTCGTTCATGATCATCGCCGCCGCGCCGCCGCTCGCCGCCATCCTGATGGCGCTGGGTGCGCTCGGCTGGCTCGACTTCAGGCTCAACATGTTCCTGAACGTGATGACGCCGCTCATCATGGTCATCAGCTTTTCCGACAGCATGCAGCTCACATTCGCCGCGCGCGACCGTCTGATCGCCGGCGAAGACAAAGTGACGGCTTTCCGCAACGCGCTGTACGTCGTCGGACCGGCCTGCGTGCTGACGCACGCCACCGCGGCCATATCCTTCATCGCCTTGACATTCTCGCGCTCCGATCTGATCCGCGCCTTCGGCGAAGCGGGGCTGATCGCGGTCGTCGTCGCTATGGTGACGGTGCTGGTGCTCGTGCCGCTGCTCGGGCTGCTGCTGATCCGCCACGAGGCGCGCTTCGCCGAAAGCATGCGCGGCATGGATCGCGCGCTGGACGTTCTGCGGCGCGTTTGCGAATGGATCGCCGTGCGCATGGTCAGCCGCCCGGGCCTTTACAGTCTGATCGCCCTTGTGGCTGTCGGCTTGCTGTCCGCCGGCTACACGCAGCTCGTGCCGCGCTATCGCCTTGCCGACCAGGTGCCCGATCGCGAGCAGGCCGTCGCCGCGAGCCAGCGGCTCGACGCAAAGCTCACCGGCGCCAATCCCATCGATGTGCTGATCGAATTGCCGGCCGGTAAATCGCTCTACGATCCCGAGACGCTGGCTGCGATAGCGGACGTGCACGCGGCCGTGCAGCGGCAGGCCGGCGTCGGCAATGTCTGGTCGCTGGAAACGCTGCGGCGCTGGCTCACGGAGAAGCTGCAGAAGTCCGATGTCGCTACATTGAAGGAATACGTCGATCTGCTGCCGTCGTATCTGACACGCCGCTTTATCTCGGCCAAGCAGGACGCGGTCATCGTCAGCGGCCGTGTGCCCGATGTCGATGCCAGCAAGTTGCTCCCTGTCATCCAGACGCTGGACAAGCAGCTCGATGCCGTGCGCGCCAAATATCCCGGCTACAAGATCGCCGTCACCGGCCTGTCCGCCATCGCCGCGCGCAACAGCGCCATCATGATCGACAGGCTGAGCCAGGCTTTGACGATCGAAATTGTATTCGTCGCCGCCTTCATCGGCCTCGCCTTCCAGTCCCCGATCGTCATGCTGGTCAGCATCCTGCCGGGCATCTTCCCGATCGTGCTGGCCGGAAGCCTGTTGTGGCTCTTGGGGCTCGGCCTGCAATTCGCCAGCGTGATCGCGCTGACGGTCTCGTTCGGGCTGGGCCTCAGCGCGACGATTCACTTCCTCAATCGACTACAGATCGAAGATGCGATCGACGCCGATGCCAGCGTCGGCGTCGAACGGGCCACCGTTCTGGTCGGCCCGCCTTTGATCCTTACCTCGGCGGTGCTCGCCTGCGGATTGGCGATGACGGTGTTCTCGAGCCTGCCGTCGCTGCGGCTGTTCGGCTGGCTGTCGGCGTTCTCGATGATCGCCGCACTGTTCGCCGACCTGTTTATCCTGCGGCCGGTGGCGATGTACCTAAGCCAGGTCGCGCGCCGCTTCCAGCACCGGACTCTGGCCGGCCGGCGGGCGCGCTGA
- the glsA gene encoding glutaminase A produces the protein METSGHPTGSYVDQLLRNIHALVIGDNSGELASYIPGLANADPDQFGVAIATANGKLYSFGNVDAKFTIQSISKALTYCLVLEIKGRRDVFARVGVEPSGDPFNAIEFDPRTSRPYNPMVNAGAITVAGILRDELGRDAFDFILTRFSEAAGRPLELNEEVYLSEARTGHRNRAIGHLLLGMGALSDRCEDAVDLYFRQCSIDVDTLSLATIGATLANLGENPFTGKQVFDVSAVRDTLAVMFTCGMYDYAGNWAFDVGVPAKSGVGGGILGIVNRQLGIGTYSPRLDRNGNSVRGLTAFKALSDELGLHAFDPTNAGSSLVESFFRDDPPHV, from the coding sequence ATGGAGACAAGCGGCCACCCAACCGGGTCTTACGTCGATCAACTTCTACGCAACATCCATGCGCTAGTGATCGGTGATAATAGTGGCGAGCTGGCCTCCTACATCCCCGGGCTTGCCAATGCCGATCCGGATCAGTTTGGCGTGGCGATCGCGACGGCAAACGGCAAGCTGTATTCGTTCGGCAACGTGGACGCCAAATTCACGATCCAATCGATCTCAAAGGCGCTGACCTATTGCCTCGTTCTGGAGATCAAGGGCCGGCGGGATGTCTTTGCACGTGTGGGCGTCGAACCGAGCGGCGACCCATTCAACGCCATCGAGTTCGACCCCCGTACGAGCCGGCCCTACAATCCGATGGTCAATGCCGGCGCCATCACCGTCGCCGGAATCCTGCGCGACGAACTTGGGCGAGACGCCTTCGATTTCATACTCACCCGGTTTTCGGAGGCCGCGGGGCGGCCGCTCGAGCTCAATGAAGAGGTCTATCTCTCGGAAGCTCGAACCGGGCACAGGAATCGGGCCATCGGGCACCTGCTGCTCGGCATGGGCGCTCTGAGTGATCGTTGCGAGGACGCCGTGGACCTGTATTTCCGTCAATGCTCGATCGACGTCGATACGTTGAGCTTGGCCACCATCGGCGCCACCCTCGCCAACCTCGGTGAAAATCCTTTCACCGGCAAGCAGGTCTTCGATGTCAGCGCCGTGCGCGACACGCTCGCCGTGATGTTCACTTGCGGCATGTACGACTATGCCGGCAACTGGGCATTCGATGTCGGCGTTCCGGCTAAAAGCGGCGTCGGCGGCGGCATTCTCGGCATCGTAAACCGCCAGCTTGGTATCGGCACGTACTCGCCGCGCCTCGATCGGAACGGCAACTCCGTGCGCGGCCTTACCGCCTTTAAGGCGCTATCCGATGAGCTCGGCTTGCATGCCTTCGATCCGACCAATGCCGGATCGTCACTCGTCGAGTCGTTCTTCCGCGACGACCCGCCGCATGTGTAG